A stretch of the Clarias gariepinus isolate MV-2021 ecotype Netherlands chromosome 26, CGAR_prim_01v2, whole genome shotgun sequence genome encodes the following:
- the LOC128513816 gene encoding uncharacterized protein LOC128513816 has product MKTLHLALILLSLSGVLTKDSRWGVNYPDNLICAVRGFSVSIPCSYYYPTSNPQKKVTQMLWCSMNLNTDYGCRVPPYVYNSSSNTKSDFEYVGDDKSNCTLLIHNVQFSYSGEYRFRFITDVPGGTWTGEPGVTLQTADLKVSLIRLSGTGTLKQGDSLNLTCDMSCTHSSSQFVWSKNNEQLNTSGPVLHFPALTVRDSGNYTCTWKTKETSGSKTISLQVEGGSVCSQHL; this is encoded by the exons ATGAAGACCCTGCACTTGGCTTTAATTCTGCTCTCGCTGTCCG GTGTTCTCACTAAGGACAGTAGATGGGGTGTGAATTATCCTGATAATCTGATCTGTGCTGTGAGAGGATTCAGTGTCTCCATTCCCTGTAGTTATTATTATCCAACATCAAATCCCCAAAAGAAGGTGACACAAATGCTTTGGTGCTCAATGAACTTAAACACAGATTATGGGTGTCGTGTCCCTCCATATGTTTATAACAGCTCATCAAACACCAAGTCAGACTTTGAGTACGTTGGAGACGACAAATCAAACTGCACTTTGTTAATCCACAATGTACAGTTCAGTTATTCTGGAGAGTACAGATTCAGATTTATAACTGATGTGCCTGGGGGCACATGGACAGGTGAACCTGGAGTGACTCTACAAACTGCAg atttaaaggtgtCACTAATCAGGCTTAGTGGAACCGGAACCCTTAAACAAGGAGACTCGTTAAATCTGACGTGTGATATGAGCTGCACACACAGTTCCTCACAGTTTGTGTGGTCTAAGAACAACGAGCAGTTAAACACATCAGGACCCGTTCTTCACTTTCCTGCTCTAACCGTGAgggattctgggaattacacctGCACTTGGAAAACCAAGGAGACGTCAGGATCTAAAACCATCAGCCTTCAGGTCGAGGGTGGGTCCGTCTGCTCACAACActtatga
- the LOC128513815 gene encoding uncharacterized protein LOC128513815, whose protein sequence is MKTLHLALILLSLSGVLTQDSDWGVNYPDNPICAVRGFSVSIPCSYYYPTSNPRMQVTQMLWCSMNSNTGMCRVPPYVYNSSSNTKSDFEYVGDDKSNCTLLIHNVQFSYSGEYRFKFITNVTGGMWTGIPGVTLQTADLKVSLIRLSGNGTLKQGDSLNLTCDVNCTHSSSQFVWSKNNEQLNTSGPVLHFPALTVRDSGKYTCTWKTKETSGSKTISLQVEGGSVSNPRQALSWIIIAVTVGVIFIISVIFGALIYKRRFQRESRSVQTEQQNEDVSVNYVNIQEQQADQFHTS, encoded by the exons ATGAAGACGCTGCACTTGGCTCTGATTCTGCTCTCGCTGTCCG GTGTTCTCACTCAGGACAGTGACTGGGGTGTGAATTATCCTGATAATCCGATCTGTGCTGTGAGAGGATTCAGTGTCTCCATTCCCTGTAGTTATTATTATCCAACATCAAATCCCAGGATGCAGGTGACACAAATGCTTTGGTGCTCAATGAACTCAAACACAGGAATGTGTCGTGTCCCTCCGTATGTTTATAACAGCTCATCAAACACCAAGTCAGACTTTGAGTACGTTGGAGACGACAAATCAAACTGCACTTTGTTAATCCACAATGTACAGTTCAGTTATTCTGGAGAGTACAGATTCAAATTTATAACTAATGTGACCGGTGGGATGTGGACAGGTATACCTGGAGTGACTCTACAAACTGCAG atttaaaggtgtCACTAATCAGGCTCAGTGGAAACGGAACCCTTAAACAAGGAGACTCGTTAAATCTGACGTGTGATGTGAACTGCACACACAGTTCCTCACAGTTTGTGTGGTCTAAGAACAACGAGCAGTTAAACACATCAGGACCCGTTCTTCACTTTCCTGCTCTAACCGTGAGGGATTCTGGGAAATACACCTGCACTTGGAAAACCAAGGAGACGTCAGGATCTAAAACCATCAGCCTTCAGGTCGAGGGTGGGTCCGTCT CAAATCCTCGTCAGGCGTTATCCTGGATCATTATTGCGGTGACAGTTGGAGTGATTTTCATCATCTCCGTCATCTTTGGAGCTTTGATTTACAAAAGGAG GTTTCAGCGTGAGAGCCGGAGTGTCCAGACTGAGCAGCAGAATGAGGACGTCTCTGTTAATTATGTTAATATACAAGAGCAACAAGCAGATCAGTTTCACACTTCATGA
- the LOC128514101 gene encoding advanced glycosylation end product-specific receptor-like isoform X2, protein MLWCSMNSNRGRCTDPPYVYDSSSNIKSHFEYVGDDKSNCTSLIHNVQFSYSGEYRFRFITDWIDGEWTGEPGVTLQVADLKVSLIRLSGNGTLKQGDSLNLTCDVNCTHSSSQFVWSMNNEQLNPIGPVLHFPALTVRDSGNYTCTWKTNKTSGSKTISLQVEGYNPDPDHWLVWMIVGVTAGVSVIISVFLGVVIYSRRSLHESRSVHIEEQKEDDSQIYANVQQMEDDFDIYANV, encoded by the exons ATGCTTTGGTGCTCGATGAACTCAAACAGAGGAAGGTGTACAGACCCTCCGTATGTTTATGACAGCTCATCAAACATCAAGTCACACTTTGAGTACGTTGGAGACGACAAATCAAACTGCACTTCGTTAATCCACAATGTACAGTTCAGTTATTCTGGAGAGTACAGATTCAGATTTATAACTGATTGGATTGATGGTGAATGGACAGGTGAACCAGGAGTGACTCTACAAGTTGCAG ACTTAAAGGTGTCACTAATCAGGCTCAGTGGAAATGGAACCCTTAAACAAGGAGACTCGTTAAATCTGACGTGTGATGTGAACTGCACACACAGTTCCTCACAGTTTGTGTGGTCTATGAACAACGAGCAGTTAAATCCAATAGGACCAGTTCTTCACTTTCCTGCTCTAACCGTGAgggattctgggaattacacctGCACTTGGAAAACCAACAAGACGTCAGGATCTAAAACGATCAGCCTTCAGGTCGAGG GGTACAATCCTGATCCTGATCATTGGTTAGTCTGGATGATTGTTGGTGTGACAGCTGGAGTGAGTGTCATTATCTCAGTCTTCTTAGGAGTTGTGATTTACAGCAGAAG GTCTCTGCATGAGAGCCGAAGTGTCCACATTGAGGAGCAGAAGGAGGACGACTCTCAGATCTATGCTAATGTTCAGCAGATGGAGGACGATTTTGACATCTACGCTAATGTATAA
- the LOC128514101 gene encoding advanced glycosylation end product-specific receptor-like isoform X1, whose product MLWCSMNSNRGRCTDPPYVYDSSSNIKSHFEYVGDDKSNCTSLIHNVQFSYSGEYRFRFITDWIDGEWTGEPGVTLQVADLKVSLIRLSGNGTLKQGDSLNLTCDVNCTHSSSQFVWSMNNEQLNPIGPVLHFPALTVRDSGNYTCTWKTNKTSGSKTISLQVEGYNPDPDHWLVWMIVGVTAGVSVIISVFLGVVIYSRRNRSLHESRSVHIEEQKEDDSQIYANVQQMEDDFDIYANV is encoded by the exons ATGCTTTGGTGCTCGATGAACTCAAACAGAGGAAGGTGTACAGACCCTCCGTATGTTTATGACAGCTCATCAAACATCAAGTCACACTTTGAGTACGTTGGAGACGACAAATCAAACTGCACTTCGTTAATCCACAATGTACAGTTCAGTTATTCTGGAGAGTACAGATTCAGATTTATAACTGATTGGATTGATGGTGAATGGACAGGTGAACCAGGAGTGACTCTACAAGTTGCAG ACTTAAAGGTGTCACTAATCAGGCTCAGTGGAAATGGAACCCTTAAACAAGGAGACTCGTTAAATCTGACGTGTGATGTGAACTGCACACACAGTTCCTCACAGTTTGTGTGGTCTATGAACAACGAGCAGTTAAATCCAATAGGACCAGTTCTTCACTTTCCTGCTCTAACCGTGAgggattctgggaattacacctGCACTTGGAAAACCAACAAGACGTCAGGATCTAAAACGATCAGCCTTCAGGTCGAGG GGTACAATCCTGATCCTGATCATTGGTTAGTCTGGATGATTGTTGGTGTGACAGCTGGAGTGAGTGTCATTATCTCAGTCTTCTTAGGAGTTGTGATTTACAGCAGAAG AAACAGGTCTCTGCATGAGAGCCGAAGTGTCCACATTGAGGAGCAGAAGGAGGACGACTCTCAGATCTATGCTAATGTTCAGCAGATGGAGGACGATTTTGACATCTACGCTAATGTATAA